One part of the Mycobacterium marinum genome encodes these proteins:
- a CDS encoding heme-binding protein has translation MSLSAPAVHRGIAVGAFSATLLFGSAAIAVADPPANCTAADLARTASGVSNATADYLFNHPDVNDFFTGLRGQDRDAMSANTQNYLDANPSVRTDLQGIRQPLVDFKGRCQ, from the coding sequence ATGTCACTCTCAGCCCCAGCAGTGCACCGTGGGATCGCAGTCGGCGCATTCAGCGCCACCCTCCTGTTCGGTAGCGCCGCTATCGCCGTTGCCGATCCGCCAGCGAACTGCACGGCCGCTGACCTGGCCCGCACCGCATCCGGTGTTTCCAACGCCACGGCGGACTACCTGTTCAACCATCCCGACGTGAACGATTTCTTCACCGGTCTCAGGGGCCAGGATCGCGATGCGATGAGCGCGAACACGCAGAACTATCTCGACGCCAACCCGTCGGTGAGAACCGACCTTCAGGGCATCCGTCAGCCGCTGGTTGATTTCAAGGGTCGCTGCCAATAA